In a single window of the Streptomyces sp. NBC_00285 genome:
- a CDS encoding sensor histidine kinase produces the protein MNDRTGADSAYSWDRSFRLWDTYFALIWLATLAFVLGTGHPGWPVRVTAAALLVPLIPLFVWTGRPLLKGDPPPERQALGYLVAMTALFLSSAILVGETRLMTFALVPQCFMTLRMRWAITMVALINLAPVVGWSLLWWPSDQDVFSNGLFALVTLIFSVAVGSWVIRIIEQSQERAALIAELDVSRHQVSRLSAAHGALAERERMAREIHDTLAQGFTSLLMLVQAVEAELDHDLPQARRHLTLMDETARLNLAEARALVADGTPADLDGATLPDALFRLAARHSARLDVTGPARPLPAGPEVVALRSCQEALTNCRKHAGSPVAVAIGLDYTDDVLTLSVRDDGHGFDPGAAHDGYGLAGLRARATEVGGTVRVRSTPGGGTTVTVELPVPPPRSCS, from the coding sequence ATGAACGACCGGACGGGAGCGGACAGCGCCTACAGCTGGGACCGCTCCTTCCGGTTGTGGGACACCTACTTCGCCCTCATCTGGCTGGCCACCCTGGCGTTCGTGCTCGGCACGGGACACCCGGGGTGGCCCGTCCGCGTCACTGCGGCGGCACTGCTGGTGCCGTTGATCCCGCTGTTCGTGTGGACGGGCCGCCCGTTGCTGAAGGGCGACCCGCCGCCCGAGCGTCAGGCCCTCGGCTACCTCGTCGCGATGACCGCCCTGTTCCTGTCGTCGGCGATCCTGGTGGGCGAGACACGGCTGATGACCTTCGCGCTCGTCCCCCAGTGCTTCATGACGCTGCGGATGCGGTGGGCGATCACCATGGTGGCCCTGATCAACCTGGCGCCGGTGGTGGGCTGGTCGCTGCTGTGGTGGCCGAGCGACCAGGACGTCTTCTCCAACGGCCTGTTCGCCCTGGTCACCCTCATCTTCTCGGTGGCCGTGGGCAGTTGGGTGATCCGCATCATCGAGCAGAGCCAGGAACGCGCGGCGTTGATCGCGGAGCTCGACGTGAGCCGGCACCAGGTCTCCCGGCTGTCGGCGGCGCACGGGGCGCTGGCCGAACGCGAGCGCATGGCCCGGGAGATCCACGACACCCTCGCGCAGGGCTTCACCAGCCTGTTGATGCTGGTCCAGGCCGTCGAGGCCGAGCTCGACCACGACCTCCCGCAGGCCCGCCGCCATCTGACCCTGATGGACGAGACGGCCCGGCTGAACCTCGCCGAGGCGCGGGCCTTGGTAGCCGACGGCACCCCAGCCGACCTGGACGGCGCGACGCTGCCGGACGCCCTGTTCCGGCTGGCGGCCCGGCACTCGGCGAGGCTCGACGTGACCGGCCCGGCCCGGCCGCTGCCCGCAGGGCCCGAGGTGGTCGCCCTGCGCTCCTGCCAGGAGGCGCTCACGAACTGCCGTAAGCACGCGGGGAGTCCGGTGGCGGTCGCCATCGGCCTCGACTACACCGACGACGTCCTCACCCTGTCCGTACGGGACGACGGCCACGGCTTCGACCCGGGGGCCGCCCACGACGGCTACGGCCTGGCAGGGCTCCGTGCCCGCGCCACCGAGGTCGGCGGGACGGTCCGGGTGCGCAGCACACCTGGCGGCGGCACCACGGTCACCGTCGAACTGCCCGTACCTCCCCCGAGGAGCTGTTCATGA